The Intestinibaculum porci DNA window GATTACAGGATCTCAAAAAGCGTTAGCCTGCCCGCCTGGCGTGTCTATTATTGTCATGTCGCCACGAGCTATTAGAATAGCGCAAAATACCCATGTCAGATCATTGTACTTTGATTTGAATGACTGCTTATTAAACGGTGAACGTGGTCAAACCCCATTTACTCCAGCTGTAGGCATTCTCTTACAAATAAACGCTCGCCTTAAAGCGATTAAAAAGGCTGGTGGCGCAGAGACTGAAATTGCCCGTGTAGCTGAGCAAGCTGCTGACTTTAGAGAAAAAATCAAAGCCTTGCCTTTTGAATTTGTCTCTGAATCACCGGCTAATGCGGTTACTCCTGTTCACCCATTATATGGTGATGCCTATACCATCTTTACGATGTTAAAAAACGACTATCATATTTGGATTTGTCCTAATGGCGGAGACATGAAACATGATATTTTCCGCGTTGGACATATTGGTGATTTAACTTCAGAAGATAATACAACATTAATAAATGCCTTAACCGATATTCGTCGTAAAGGCTACTTATAAGAGTGGTTCACCACTCTTTTTTGAAAAGGAAAGGAGCTTATATGATTAAAGTCATTACCTATGGAACATTCGATCACCTACATCAGGGTCATATTAATTTACTACGCCGCGCTAAAGCATTAGGCGATTATCTAATCGTTGGCGTAACATCTGATGATTTTGATAAGCAAAGAGGAAAAATCAATGTTAGTGAACCTTTAGAAAAGCGCATCGAAAATGTTAAACAAACCGGTTATGCCGATATGATCATTGTCGAAGAATATGAAGGGCAGAAAATTGATGATGTCAAAAGATTTCAGGCTGATATTTTCGCTATTGGCTCTGACTGGGAAGGACATTTCGATTACCTGAAAGAGTATTGCGAAGTTAACTATTTACCCCGTACTCAAGGTATTTCCAGTACTCAAATTAGATCGCAGGAGCAATCTATCAGAATTGGGATTACTGGAATGGATCATTACATTGAAAAAGTTATTGATAAAGCAAAATCCGTTAATGGTTTATCCATTGAAGGCGTTTATACGACAAACGAAAAAGCAAATTACCAGAATATTTCGTGTTATCATGATTATACAGCTTTCTTAAACGATATCGATGCAGTATATGTTTATTCTCATCCTACCCTTCACTATAAACAAGTCTTTTCTGCTTTAAAAGCAGGTAAGCATGTTATGTGTGAAGCTCCCTTAACGCTAAATAAGGAAGAAAGTCAGACTTTATTTGCCTATGCAAAACAGCATCATCTCATTTTATTAGAAGTGCTGAGAACTGCTTATTCTACAGCTTTCGCCCGTATGCTTTTATTAGTTAAAAGCGGTAAAATCGGTGAAGTAAAATCTATTGATGCAACATGTACAAGTTTGGAAAGTATTTCTCATGAAGAAGTTTTTGGTAAATGGGCCAGTTTTACAGCTTGGGGACCGACTGCACTTTTGCCGCTTTTTGAAATACTAGGTACAAATTATCATACAAAAACAATTACCACCCAGTTGCTTAAAGATATTCCTGCTCTATATGATACATTCACAAAAGTCTCGTTTATCTACCCTTCAGCAGTTGCCTCTATAAAAGTTGGTAATGGTGTAAAATCGGAAGGTGAACTCATTATTTCTGGTACCAAAGGTTATGTCTACATTCCTGCACCTTGGTGGAAAACAGACTATTTTGAAATACGATATGAAAATCCTGCTCAAAATAAACGCTATTTTTATCAATTAGATGATGAAGGTATCTCTAATGAATTTATTACCTTTATCAAAGCAATTAAAACAGGGCAGTATTTACCAAATATCGATCTTTCTACAACCCTTGAAACGTCTAATATAATGAATGAATTCTATCATTGTAAACACTTTATCGAAATATAATAGCGCTATCGAAAAAGTAAGAGTTCGCTCTTACTTTTCTTTAGCTGCAATATACAATTCCACGCCTTCTTTAGATCTAAATGTAGAGATCATATAAGTCCCATAATCCCATAACCCATCATCACCATCACCAAAACAGCTTGTGGAATACTGTTTGGCAAGTGGCTGTCCAATTAATTTTGTGAGATATTTGACTTCATTTTGCGAAGTTGCAGCATCTCTAAGTTTGTAGGTACGTCTCTGATCTAAATTACCTGTTTGATCAAATGCATAGAACTCTCCCTGATAAACAACAGTTCCCGTCACATATTGACCGTTACTATAATATAGTTGTCTTAAAACTGGATCATAAGTTGTCACTGCACCTTTATTAGAAGAGTATTTCACTTTAACTGCCTTCATGGTATTATAAGGCACTTTTTGCTTATACTTCTTTTTCAGTTTTCTATAAGTCTTATAAGTAACATTATAGTTCTTCTTTTTATCATTATTACTTGGATCATAGACTTTTCCATTGATTTCCACAAAACATTTTATTGTTTTTTTGGTATCTTTACGATCTGTCACAACATAAATCTTCTTATATCCTAGAGCCTTCGCTAAATAAGCAAAGCATGAAGCAGCCTGTAAACTATTTTTAATAGGTTTTCTCTTTACAAAGTAATCATAAGCATATAATGATGGATAACCCTTCTTTAACACAGCCTTTGGTATGTTTTTATATTTTTTCTTATGAATGGCTTTAAAAGCTTTTTCTAGTTTCTTTTTCCCTTTATATTTCGAAGCATTCTTTTGAACATAAGAGAGTAATTCATATTCCCGACCATCTTCCAAGGATACCTGACGATTATGGCTATTAAAGTAGGTATTATTCACTTTCTTCATCAATAGTTTCCCTTGATTATCTAAGAAATAAGTAACTTTACCCTTTCTTACGCGCCCCTTTTGTAATATGCCTGCATCATTAAAATAATAGTAATTCTTGTTAATAAGAGTTAACCCTTTTGCTTTATGACCATCAAAATAATAGGACTGATTCTGCCAGCCATCGATCTTTACAACATCTCCTGTTGGCGACTGGGTCGTTGCCATGGTATTGAGATCATCAAAATCATGACCAACATCAAAAGAAATGCCTAATTGTTCTAAGACTTTATAAGCAATATATTCCATACCTTTATCATTAGGATGTCTGGCAATGGTCCAGTTCATAACCTTATGCTCCTGACCATCTTCACCATAAACCGTTGCCCCAATGGCACTGCGATATGCTAAGTTTTTGCTGATCGCTGTAAGATCAACAAATTTGCAGCCATAGGTTGTGGCAACACGCTGTTGCACCTCATCAACTCTTTTTTCGATATCTGAATTCTTTTGGAAGTTACCTATAATAACAATTGTCGCATTCGGATTTGCGTTTCTAACGACATTAACTAATCTCGTTAAGTTTTCTTCATACCCTGTGAATAAGTCTTCAGAACCAATATTATCGCCCTGTTCAATAGTCACTAAATCATAAGGTGTCTGTGAT harbors:
- a CDS encoding Gfo/Idh/MocA family oxidoreductase, whose amino-acid sequence is MIKVITYGTFDHLHQGHINLLRRAKALGDYLIVGVTSDDFDKQRGKINVSEPLEKRIENVKQTGYADMIIVEEYEGQKIDDVKRFQADIFAIGSDWEGHFDYLKEYCEVNYLPRTQGISSTQIRSQEQSIRIGITGMDHYIEKVIDKAKSVNGLSIEGVYTTNEKANYQNISCYHDYTAFLNDIDAVYVYSHPTLHYKQVFSALKAGKHVMCEAPLTLNKEESQTLFAYAKQHHLILLEVLRTAYSTAFARMLLLVKSGKIGEVKSIDATCTSLESISHEEVFGKWASFTAWGPTALLPLFEILGTNYHTKTITTQLLKDIPALYDTFTKVSFIYPSAVASIKVGNGVKSEGELIISGTKGYVYIPAPWWKTDYFEIRYENPAQNKRYFYQLDDEGISNEFITFIKAIKTGQYLPNIDLSTTLETSNIMNEFYHCKHFIEI
- a CDS encoding GDSL-type esterase/lipase family protein; its protein translation is MKKLCMIMITVCMCVFPTQVHAQEPFRFLAFGNSLTVHFKDNIWWSECGMAASHTDLDWVHRVNARLQQQYGNVQTDIMANEWTTAKDEQETYEKEIQEKSQTPYDLVTIEQGDNIGSEDLFTGYEENLTRLVNVVRNANPNATIVIIGNFQKNSDIEKRVDEVQQRVATTYGCKFVDLTAISKNLAYRSAIGATVYGEDGQEHKVMNWTIARHPNDKGMEYIAYKVLEQLGISFDVGHDFDDLNTMATTQSPTGDVVKIDGWQNQSYYFDGHKAKGLTLINKNYYYFNDAGILQKGRVRKGKVTYFLDNQGKLLMKKVNNTYFNSHNRQVSLEDGREYELLSYVQKNASKYKGKKKLEKAFKAIHKKKYKNIPKAVLKKGYPSLYAYDYFVKRKPIKNSLQAASCFAYLAKALGYKKIYVVTDRKDTKKTIKCFVEINGKVYDPSNNDKKKNYNVTYKTYRKLKKKYKQKVPYNTMKAVKVKYSSNKGAVTTYDPVLRQLYYSNGQYVTGTVVYQGEFYAFDQTGNLDQRRTYKLRDAATSQNEVKYLTKLIGQPLAKQYSTSCFGDGDDGLWDYGTYMISTFRSKEGVELYIAAKEK